The stretch of DNA AACGCTCTTCGGTGATCGTTCGAACCAACGAGAGGAGAAGGACCATGGCTCAGTTCATGCTGATTTTGCACGACCGCCCCGCCGACTTCAGTGATGTTTCCGCCGAGGAGATTCAGAGCATCGTGGGAGAGTACGTCGCCTGGCGCCAGCGCCTCGAGGGCCAGGGACGCCTGATCGGGGGCGAGAAGCTCGCCGACGAGGGCGGTCGGCAGCTTTCCCTGGTGGACGGCGGCGTGCGGGTGACGGACGGCCCCTACAGTGAGGCGAAGGAGATCGTCGGGGGCTACTTCACCATCGCCGCCGAGGACTATGACGAGGCCGTCGAGCTGTGCCGTGATTGCCCGCACCTGAAGTACGGCGAGCGCATCGAGCTGCGCCGCATCGATGACGTTCACGGCTGAGGCGATGACTGACTCGTCCGGACGGACTCCCGGCTCGCAGGCTGCCGTCGGAGAGTCGATCGACCATCTCTTCCGTCACCAGGCGGGGGAGATGGTCGCCGTTCTGACGCGCATCTTCGGGCTGCGCCATCTCGATCTGGTCGAGGACATGGTGCAGGAGGCGCTACTCCAGGCCCTGCGCCTCTGGCCCTTTCGGGGAATGCCCGACAATCCCAGCGCCTGGATCATCCAGGTGGCCAAGAACCGGGCTCTCGAGGTGCTGCGGCGGCGCGGCCGATGGCGCGAGGAAGGACCGCGCATCGAGGCCCTGCTGACGCGTCTACCGGATGATGGTGAATCGCCGCCGCCGGCCTTCGCCCGGGAGGTGCGGGACGATCAGCTGCGCATGATCCTGGCCTGTTGCCATCCGCTGCTCAAGCGTGACGATCAGGTGGCCTTGACCTTGAAGACGGTGGGAGGCTTCTCGGTGGGGGAGATCGCTCGCGCCCTGCTGACCCGCCGCGCGACCATCGCGCAACGTCTGGTGCGCGCCAAACGCCGTCTGCGCGATGCTGGTGTCGAGCTCGCGATGCCCGAGTCGGCGGATCTGATCGCGCGCCTCGAGGTGGTTCACGAGATCGTCTACCTGATGTTCAACGAAGGGTGGGACGCGGCCGAAGGCGAGTCCCTGGTGCGCCGTGATCTGCTCGCAGAGGGTCTGCGCCTGAGTGCTTTGTTGGCCGCCCATCCCCTGACCTCGCTGCCGTCCACCTATGCCCTCGCGGCGCTGTTGAGGTTCCAGGCGGCCCGCCTGTCGACCCGCGTCGACGGTGCCGGTGATCTTCTCCTGATGGCAGATCAAAACCGCTCGTGCTGGGACCGCTCCTTGATCGCCGAGGCCCTGGACTATCTGCTGCGCGCGGCTCGCGGAAGCGAGCTCACGCCCTATCACTATCAGGCCGAGATCGCGGCCTGTCACGCCACGGCGGAAACCTATGACTCCACCGATTGGGGCCGTATCTTGAGCTGCTACGACGGGTTGATGCGCTCTGCGCCGTCACCGGTCGTGGCGCTCAACCGGCTGGTGGCCCTCGCCCAGGCGAAGACGCCGCAGGAGGCTTTGGAGCAGGGGACCGAGGTGTTCTCCGATGCCGCCCTGGCGACCTACCTCCCGGCCTGGGCCACTCGTGGCGATCTGGCCGCGCGATGCGGCCTGCGGGACGAGGCCGAGACGGCTTTTCGGCAAGCCCTCGCCCTCAGTCCGAGCCCGGCCGTCCGTCGCCATCTCGAGAAACGTATCGCCCGGCTCCGGGCCTCTGCGGAATCGACCGATTCAGTGAGCGGGTCCGGCTAGGTTGCCGGGGATCGTAGGTGCGTTTGGAGGTGGCTCTCAGCCGTTCGGAGCGCCCCAGCCGAGCAACGCCCCAAGGCGTTGCGGGATCTCGGTGTTGTCGAGGGCGCCACTGAAGCTCTCGGCGCCGGGGCCGCCGGCGTAGAGGGGAACGTCGTCGCCGGTGTGTCCGGCGGTGTTGAAGCTGTCGATTTTCGGCACCCAGGTGACGCCATGGCGCTCGGCGAGCAAGTTGCCGAGGGCGCGAGCGGCCTCATACTTGTCGCCGATGACGCGGATTTCTTCGAGAGTCTCTTCCGGCAGGTCTTCGTAGCCCATCCAATCGCGGACGTCCTGCGCCGGCGCCGGATCCTCGGCGTCCTGGAGTGAGGAGACCGTCCACTCGATCGAAGCCTGCTGGCGTTCGGCCGCTGCCCAATCGACGAAGTCGTTGACGGCGAGGCCGCCGGTGGCGTGGTCAGCGGTGAGCAGAATCAGCGTGTCGGGGTGCTCTTTCTGGTAGTCGAGGACCACCTGCACGGCGCGATCGAAGGCCTCGACCTGGGCGGCGACGCCGGCGGCGTCGAAGTCGTGACCGGCGTGGTCGATGCGGCCACCTTCGAGCAGCAGGAAGAAGGACTGGCCATCGCGGCCGAGGGCCTCGAGGGCGATGCTCGCGAGCTGATCGAGGGGCGGCGTGCGCAGGCTCTCCGGCAGGCGTTCGCGGTCGAGCTCGAAACCGAGGTGATTGCCCGCGAACAGGCCGAGGAGGCGCTCCGGTGGCCGCTGGCCGAGGTCGGAGTCGTAGTTCCAAACCGTGTAGCCCTGCTCGCGAGCCTCGTCGAGCAGGTTGCGGCCGTCCTTGCGACGACCGAAGTCGACCGGCGACACGAAGTCTCGGAAGCCACCCCCGAGGGCCAGATCCGGAGCCTGCTCGAGAAGGTCGACGGCGATCTGGTCGGCGTCGAGATAGCGGTTTTCGACGTGGGCGTAGAAACCGGCCGGCGTGGCGTGGGTGATCGCCGTGTTGGTGACGTAGCCGATCTTCCAACCGTTTTCGCGCGCTTGCTCGCTGATCGTCTTCAGGTGGTTGCCGTCGGGATCGATGCCGAGCTGGCCGTTGACCGCCTTGACGCCGGAAGCGAAAGCGGTGGCGGCGGCGGCGCTGTCGGTGACGGCGTTCGAGGCCGAGTAGGTCGAGACCATACCGATGACCGGCAGCGATTCGAAGGCGAAGCGCTCACCGACCTCGAGGGCTTGCCGCCGGGCATAGGCGATCTGGGCGGGGCCCAGGCCATCGCCGATGATCATCACGACGGCGGTGGGTCGCTCGCCGGAATCGGTCCCGGCGCCGCCGCAGGCGAAAAGGCCGGGGACGAGCAGAACGAGTGCCATGATCCAAAGGCGAGTGGGTGCAGTGCGCATGGTATTTCCTCCCTCGAAAAGACCGTCATCGGCTGGACGGCTGAGCATAGCGGCAGCCTACCGTAGAAGGTGCATGTGACCCTTCGGCGTCGACGGTGCGACAGGAAGCGCGGCGAAATCCTGTCGGTGCCGGGGCGGAATCCACAGCGCGGTGCCGGCACCGGCCCGATCATGGCCAGCGGGCGAACCCGCTGCCCGTTCGCCCGGGGTGGCGGAAGACGGCCTTCGAGAACCACTCCATGGTTCGTGGGCCGCGAAGGTTCCTCGGCTCTTCCTGGGAACGGAACCTCGCCACGCTCCTCTTCTCTCTCGACACCCCCGTATCATCGCAAGGGAAGAGGAGTGGATGATGATCGAGATCGTAGAGGAGAAGGGCGCGGCGGCGGAAGTTTCGAGTCGCCGATGGAGGGCTCGCGGGCTGAGCTTTGGGGCAGCACTTCTGACCATCGCTTGTGGCTTGGTGCCGGCCGCTGCCGCCTCGCCGGGGGTGTTCTTCGAGGTCAATGGCGGGCAGCTCGATCCGCAGGTTCTGCTGTCGGCTCGGGGACCGGGCTATGGTGCCCATCTGCTGGCCGACGGAATCGTCCTCGACGCCCACGGGCCGGCGGCGCCGATCGCCTTCAAGTGGGGAAGGGCGGAGACGGTGCAGCCCCGGGGAAGCCTGCCGGGGCGCAGCCACTACTTGCTGGCAGACCGCCATGTCACCGGCCTCGTGCATTTCCGAGAGGTGCTCTATCGGCGGATTCGGCCAGGGGTCGATGTGCGGCTGCACGGCTCGCCGGGCGCTCTGCGCTATGACTTCGAGCTCGCCGCCGGCGTCTCGCCGGAGGGGGTTCGAATGGCCGTCGAGGGTGCTTCCAAGGTCGAGCTGGCGCCGGATGGCTCCCTGGTCGTGTCGTCGGCGGCCGGTGGCCGCTACCGGCAGGCACCGCCGATCGCCTTCCAGCAGGTGGCGGGAGAGCGCCGGGTGGTGCCCAGCTCCTACGTCCTCGAGTATCTCGAGGGCGCGGTCGAGGTCGGTTTCCGGGTGGCTTCCTTCGATCCCTCGCTGCCGCTCGTGATCGACCCCACGGTGTTGGTTTTCGCGAGCTTTCTCGGCGGTACCGGCGTCGATGTGCCGGTGCGGGTGAAGTTCGACGCGGACGGCGACCTCTATCTGGTCGGGACGACCGATTCGCCGGACTTCCCGGTCGTCGGGGCGGCGCAGCCGGCCACCGGCGGCGGTCGCGATGCCTTCGTCAGCAAGCTCGCTTCCGATGGCGGAACGGTTCTCTGGTCGACCTACCTCGGCGGCAGCGGCGACGAGTTCGGGATCGACGTCGCGATCGATCAGGCCGAGAATGTCTACGTCGTCGGGCAGACCGATTCGCCGGACCTGCCGGTCACCCTCGGGGCTTTCGATGGCGCCTGCGGCTCTGACGGGGCCTGCGATGGCGGTCAGCCGGACGCCTTCTTCGCCAAGCTCGCTGCCGCCGGCGACCGCTTCGTCTACCTGAGCTTCCTCGGCGACGATCGCTGGGACCGGGCCAATGGCGTCGCGGTGGCGCCGAACGAGTCCCTTTATGTCACCGGGTTCACCGAGTCGCCGGCATTTCCGGTCCCGGCAGGGGCGTTCCAGCCGGCGTTGGCTGGCCGCCAGGACGCTTTCCTGATCCACCTCGACGACACCGGCAGGAACTTGGTGGCCGGCACTTTCCTGGGAGGAAGCGACGACGAGGCCGCGAGCACCGTCGCGCTTTCACCGAGCGGTGAGATCACCCTGGCGGGAGCCACCTTCTCGGACGATTTTCCCTTGGCCGGTAGTCCCGCACCCTTCCAGAGCGTGCGCCGCGGCATCGCCTCCGATGCCTGGGTGGCTCGCCTCGAGGCCAATGCTTCGGCCCTGGTGTACTCGACCTACCTGGGAGGAACGGAGCTCGAGTTCGTGCTCGACGTCGACCTCGATGCGGCGGGCAATGCTTGGGTGGGGGGCTACACCCAATCGGACGACTTTCCGGTGCAGGCGGCCGGGGGGCAGGCGGTGCCCTTTCAGCCGCGGCTCGGAGGCGGCCGTGATGGCTTCTTCGCTGCCCTCGAGCCGAGCGGCGCGGCGCTCCAGGTGGCGAGCTACTTCGGGGGCGTCTTGACCGATGAGATCTTGTCGCTGACCCTCCTGCCGGAGGGCGGCCTCGCCGTTGCCGGCTCGACCGCCTCCCCGGATCTGGCGGTGCGCGATGCCTTTCAGGATCGTCTGATCCGGGGCCGCGACGGCTTTGTGGCGCTGCTGCGCCAGGAAGCCACGGAGCTCGCCTTCGGGACCTACTTCGGAGGTGAAGGGGACGACTTCATCAACGGCGTCGAGCAGCTACCGGCCGGTGACTTCGTGTTCGCCGGGTCGACCGACGAGGGGCTGGCCTTTCCGATCGCGCGCCCCTTCCAGCCGACCTTCGGCGGGGGCGTCGACGGCTTCGTGGCGCGGCTGCGCTATCAGCCGCCGGCGGTCGAGATCCCGACCCTGTCGAGGTGGGGGCTGTTGGTTTTGGCGCTGCTCTGCGCCGTCGCGGCTCGCCGCTGGTTGTGAGTCTCAGCTGCCGTAGTCGAAGATCACCGGCCGCTCGAAGTCGGGCCGCAGGGTGCGCTGCACCGGGCAGGTCATGGCGGCGCGCTCGAGGAAGGTGCGCTGCTTGCCGTTGAGGCCGGCCGGCATGCGGATCCGGATCGGCACCGACTCGACCCGCCGCGGCGCCAGACTCATGTGCTTCTCGAGGCTGAAGCCCAAGCCGGCGCAGTCGATGCCGTCGCGCTCGGCGGCGATGGCGATCAAGGTCACCATGCAGCTGCCGAGGGCCGCCGCCACCAGGTCGGTGGGAGAGAAGGAGCTGCCATCGCCTTGATTGTCGACCGGCGCCGCCGTGGTCAGGCTGGTGCCGGAAGGACCGTGAGTCATGTTGACCTTCAGGTTGCCGGCGTATTCTCCGCTGATCTCGACCGCCATGCTCGTCTCCTGGTAGTCGGCGCTCCTGGCGCCTCGGCATCGGCCCATGTTGGTCCGGTGTGGGACGGAATCTATCAAGAGTCGGCGCCTCCGGGAGGGCTCGCCAAGGGCGGTCTGCAGACCGCCCCGGGTGCTTCGCCGGCGGCGGGGGTCTACTGCACAGCGGTCGTCCAGGCGGTGGTGTCGCCGGACTCGAAGCTGTCCGCGAAGATCAGGCTCGGGTCGTTGCAGACGGAGCCTTCGATGACTTCGACGTCGTCCACCCACCAGCCGTCTCGGGATACCGAAGCGTCGCTGGTCATGCGCCAGCGGAAGCGCACCGAGGTGCCGGCGAAGTCGGCGAGATCGACCACCACCTGGACGAAGTCGCTGCCGTTGTTGCCGCTCCAGGCGTCGCGGCCGGCGGCCGGGTTGGTGGTGGCGGTGGCGCGGATGGTGGCGGTGTAGCCGTTGGCGAGGAAGCGGTCGGCGTTGTCGGGAATCGCGCCGCCGTTGGCGGCGAGGATGTCAAACCAGGAGGCGCCGGCGTCCACCGAGTACTCGAGGACACCGCCGTCGTAGGTCGCCTCGGTGTTGAAGCGGTGCCAGAAGCGCAGCAGGCCGGCGCCGGAGGCCAGCGCCGTGTCGCCGACCAGCTCGATGCGCTGATCGCCGATGTCGGGAGTGTCGGGCGCGAACCAGGAGGTCGGTGCCGAAGTGCTGAAGTCGGTGACCAGGGCCCAGCCGACGGTGCCCTCGTCGGTGGGGCCGGTGGTGGTGGACCAGGCCGCCGTGCCGCTTTCGAGGTCGTCCTGGAAGAGGG from Acidobacteriota bacterium encodes:
- a CDS encoding YciI family protein, with the translated sequence MAQFMLILHDRPADFSDVSAEEIQSIVGEYVAWRQRLEGQGRLIGGEKLADEGGRQLSLVDGGVRVTDGPYSEAKEIVGGYFTIAAEDYDEAVELCRDCPHLKYGERIELRRIDDVHG
- a CDS encoding sigma-70 family RNA polymerase sigma factor, with amino-acid sequence MTDSSGRTPGSQAAVGESIDHLFRHQAGEMVAVLTRIFGLRHLDLVEDMVQEALLQALRLWPFRGMPDNPSAWIIQVAKNRALEVLRRRGRWREEGPRIEALLTRLPDDGESPPPAFAREVRDDQLRMILACCHPLLKRDDQVALTLKTVGGFSVGEIARALLTRRATIAQRLVRAKRRLRDAGVELAMPESADLIARLEVVHEIVYLMFNEGWDAAEGESLVRRDLLAEGLRLSALLAAHPLTSLPSTYALAALLRFQAARLSTRVDGAGDLLLMADQNRSCWDRSLIAEALDYLLRAARGSELTPYHYQAEIAACHATAETYDSTDWGRILSCYDGLMRSAPSPVVALNRLVALAQAKTPQEALEQGTEVFSDAALATYLPAWATRGDLAARCGLRDEAETAFRQALALSPSPAVRRHLEKRIARLRASAESTDSVSGSG
- a CDS encoding alkaline phosphatase; amino-acid sequence: MRTAPTRLWIMALVLLVPGLFACGGAGTDSGERPTAVVMIIGDGLGPAQIAYARRQALEVGERFAFESLPVIGMVSTYSASNAVTDSAAAATAFASGVKAVNGQLGIDPDGNHLKTISEQARENGWKIGYVTNTAITHATPAGFYAHVENRYLDADQIAVDLLEQAPDLALGGGFRDFVSPVDFGRRKDGRNLLDEAREQGYTVWNYDSDLGQRPPERLLGLFAGNHLGFELDRERLPESLRTPPLDQLASIALEALGRDGQSFFLLLEGGRIDHAGHDFDAAGVAAQVEAFDRAVQVVLDYQKEHPDTLILLTADHATGGLAVNDFVDWAAAERQQASIEWTVSSLQDAEDPAPAQDVRDWMGYEDLPEETLEEIRVIGDKYEAARALGNLLAERHGVTWVPKIDSFNTAGHTGDDVPLYAGGPGAESFSGALDNTEIPQRLGALLGWGAPNG
- a CDS encoding IPTL-CTERM sorting domain-containing protein, which gives rise to MIEIVEEKGAAAEVSSRRWRARGLSFGAALLTIACGLVPAAAASPGVFFEVNGGQLDPQVLLSARGPGYGAHLLADGIVLDAHGPAAPIAFKWGRAETVQPRGSLPGRSHYLLADRHVTGLVHFREVLYRRIRPGVDVRLHGSPGALRYDFELAAGVSPEGVRMAVEGASKVELAPDGSLVVSSAAGGRYRQAPPIAFQQVAGERRVVPSSYVLEYLEGAVEVGFRVASFDPSLPLVIDPTVLVFASFLGGTGVDVPVRVKFDADGDLYLVGTTDSPDFPVVGAAQPATGGGRDAFVSKLASDGGTVLWSTYLGGSGDEFGIDVAIDQAENVYVVGQTDSPDLPVTLGAFDGACGSDGACDGGQPDAFFAKLAAAGDRFVYLSFLGDDRWDRANGVAVAPNESLYVTGFTESPAFPVPAGAFQPALAGRQDAFLIHLDDTGRNLVAGTFLGGSDDEAASTVALSPSGEITLAGATFSDDFPLAGSPAPFQSVRRGIASDAWVARLEANASALVYSTYLGGTELEFVLDVDLDAAGNAWVGGYTQSDDFPVQAAGGQAVPFQPRLGGGRDGFFAALEPSGAALQVASYFGGVLTDEILSLTLLPEGGLAVAGSTASPDLAVRDAFQDRLIRGRDGFVALLRQEATELAFGTYFGGEGDDFINGVEQLPAGDFVFAGSTDEGLAFPIARPFQPTFGGGVDGFVARLRYQPPAVEIPTLSRWGLLVLALLCAVAARRWL
- a CDS encoding OsmC family protein; translated protein: MAVEISGEYAGNLKVNMTHGPSGTSLTTAAPVDNQGDGSSFSPTDLVAAALGSCMVTLIAIAAERDGIDCAGLGFSLEKHMSLAPRRVESVPIRIRMPAGLNGKQRTFLERAAMTCPVQRTLRPDFERPVIFDYGS